In Segatella copri, the DNA window CTATCTTCAGCAGCGTGAACGGCTTGTTGTGGCGCTTCATGATGTCGCGAATCTCGTCCTGGATAAAACTGTCAGGGCCGCAGCCGAAGCTGGTCATCTGGACGAAATGAACCTCATCGCCCTGTTCGGCTGCCCATTGCGCTGCCTTCAGAATGCGGTTCATATACGCCCATTGCTTTACGAGATAAGTCTCTGGCTGACAGTTGTATGCTTCGTTGTTGTCCTGGCTGGCTAATGCTGCCTCATTTCTTTCTGCCGCCAGGTTCTCCAGATTGAAGTCTTTAAAATCTGCAAAGAGATTACCCCGGGCGATGTCTTCGCTGATGACGTTGACTCCCAGATTGGCAATCATCTCGCTCAGCTTGTGCTGAATCAGCGGGTCTGTATGATAAGGACGGCCCGCCAGCAGAATCGTAAGTCCCTTGTTTGGCTTCAGAATCTCCCAGCCCTGTTTCTTAATCTCAGCTGCATATACTGCCTGAGCATAGAGGGCCTCTCTCAGCGCTTTATGGGCAGTCTTCTTGCTTACTCCCAGTTGCTTGAGATAATCGGTAATCTGTTTTTCCAGCGCCTTAGGCTGGGCAAAGTTGATGACGGGTGTATCGATCGGTTTCTTCAGATTGATGACCGACTTGATGACATCGCTGTAGCCAGAAACGACCGGACAGTTGAAGCTGTTCAGCGTATTCTTCGGGTCGTCATTATGCTCATAAACCACGTATGGCATGAGGATGCGGTCAACCTTCGGGTTCTCGTTGAGTTCCTTCAGATGACTGTGAGCCAGTTTAGCCGGGAAGCAGATATTATCGCTCATCACCGTATTCAAGGCTCCTTCATACTGGCTGAAAGTGGAATCTGAAGAGAGAATCACGCCCAATCCGGCTGCCCGGAGCAGCGCATTCCAGAACGGATATTCCTCGTACATATTGAGGATGCGAGGAATGCCTACCCATGTACCGTGAAACGCGGTAGCAGGTTGGTTAACTGTCTCTCTATCAAAGAGTAAACTGTATTTGTATTCGTAAATATTTTTGCCTTTTATCCCGTTTGCTCCTTTGTTGTTGAACACTCGCTCACACTTGTTTCCTGAGTAGAATCGGTTGCCGCCGGCAAAGGTGTAGCGGGAAACATAACAATGGTTTTCGCAGCCTTTGCATTGCAGCTGTTTGGTTTCATAATGAGCCAGATTCTGGAGATCATCGATGGATCTTGATGAGGCAGGTTGCTCGTCTTCTCCAGATGTGCGATGCTTGTAATCTGCCGCCGCATGAAGGGCACAGCCGTAGGCGCCCATCAGTTCAGGCATGTTGCTTCGTGCCACTTCGGTATGGGTGAGCAACTCAAATGCTCTTACCACCGCATCGTTTCTCATCGTACCACCCTGCACAACGATTTTGCCTCCAAGGTTCTCATTACCATGGAGTTTCAATACCTTATAAAGACAGTTCTTGATGACCGAATAAGAGATTCCGGCAGAAATATCAGCTACAGATGCGCCCTCTCTGAGCACCTGCTTCACCTTCGAGTTCATGAAGACGGTGCAGCGGGTTCCCAGGTCGCAGGGAGCCTTCGACTGGCAGGCGAGTTGAGCAAAATCGCCTACAGAATAACCCATATTGTTGGCAAAGGTCTGGATAAACGTTCCGCAGCCCGAACTGCACGCCTCGTTGAGTTCCATGCGCACCACAGCCCCTTTCTCCACGAAGATAGCCTTCATGTCCTGTCCGCCGATGTCCAGGATAAAACTCACGTCGGGCATGAGTGAGGCAGCCGCTCTTTCGTGCGCCATTGTTTCGATAATGCCGCTGTCGAGTCCGAAAGCCGCCTTGATGAGTTCTTCGCCGTAACCTGTAGAGCAGGACCCTACGATTTCCAGTTCAGCGCCTCGCAATGCTGCTTCCTGCTTCAGGGCGTTCAGTCCATCCGCTACTGCCTTGATCGGATTTCCCAGATTCAGGCGGTAATTGGTAAAGACAATATCTCCCGTAGGTGTCTCCGCATTCACCCTTACCGCAACAATCTTCGTCGTAGTAGAGCCCGAGTCAATACCAATCACAACCTGCTGTTTTCCTTTATTCAGCGGTTGGGTTTCGGTAGCGAATTTAGCCTTAGATTTGAGCCATTCCTGGTGCTCTTTCTCATTCTTGAACAGAGGCAGCAGACTGCTGGTCCATTCCGTTTGTATTTCTTTTTTCATCCGACTTCTGAGTACAGAAACTGAGGCTGCAGAATCTGCCGATTTAGCCCGGTAAGCACAGCCCAGAGCCGGAATGAGATTGCTGTTTCCTGATACGATGAAATCGTTTGGAGAGAGATGGAGATAATCGCAGAAAGCCTTGCGGAGAGCCGGAAGAAAGGTAAGCGGACCGCCGCAGAGCAGGATAGGAGCCTCGAAGCTGATGCCGTGAGAAAGCGTAACCACCGTCTGTACGGCGATGGAATGGAAGATGCTGGCTGCAATATCGGCTTCGGGCAGATTGCGCGCCATCAGGTTCTGGATGTCGGTCTTGGCAAATACGCCGCAGCGGGCAGCCATCGGATAAACGTGCTCTGCCTTCATCGCCAACTCGCTCATCTTCTGGTTTTCTACGCCCATCAGCACACTCATCTGGTCGATGAAAGCGCCCGTTCCGCCAGCACAGTTGCCGTTCATGCGCAGTTCCATATTTCCGTTTTCCTTGAAGAAGATAACCTTCGCGTCCTCGCCACCAATATCGATGAGCGCTTTCGCCTCAGGATGAGCCGTACGGGCATAGACCGATGCAGCCACCACCTCCTGTACAAACTCCGCCTGGAGCTGTTCGGCAGTAGCCATTCCTACGCTTCCCGTTACGCAGATTCTTGCCTCTGCATCGCCCGTGAGGGCTAAAATCTCATCGAAATATTGCGACACAAGTTCGTTGACACGAGCGTTGTGGCGTTCGTATTTTGAGTAAATTACCCGGTTATCGCTGTCGATAACGGCTATTTTGGCTGTCGTAGAGCCAACGTCCAATCCTATGTAATAAGTTTTCTCCATTTCTCTTATCTCAAGTATTTCTCTTATCTCAAGTATTTTCTCTTATCTCAAGTATTTTCTTTTATTCTAGTGGCTTTTCCCAAGTTCCATCTGCTCTCTTCTCATATCCCTGAAAGCGCTCCAGGCTATCGGAACCGCAACGGCAAACGAGCAGCAATCTGCCCACATCTGACACATCTCCACGCCCAGCAGTCCGAAGAAATAGGGGAGGATGAAGATGAGCGGAATGAAGAAAAGTCCGCTGCGTGCTGCCGCTACGATGTTGGCTCTCACCGGTTTACGGATGGTCTGCATTAGCATGTTGGTGAGCACGATGCTGGCTACGAGCGGAAAACTGAGCACCTGCCATCGCAAAGCCACCGAACCTACGGCTACAACCGCTGCATCATCGCGGAAGATACTGATGATGGAAGTTGAGAAGATGAAGCCGAGAAGGGCACAGACGCTGAGGAAAACCGTGCCGCATTTGATGCAGAAAAAGAAGGCTTCCTTTACGCGCCCATAGAGTTTGGCGCCGTAGCAGAATCCGCAGAGCGGCTGGAATCCCTGCCCCAGACCGATAACCATCGCATAGGTGAAGAAGGAGATGCGGGTAACGATGCTCATGCCCGCAATGGCTGCATCGCCAAACGCACCTGCTGCCACATTGAGCATCAGCGTAGCGATACTTCCCAGTCCCTGTCTTGACAGCGAAGGGGTTCCGCCGAAGATAATCTCCTTGGCAAAGGCGCGGGTAGGGGTGAAATTGCTGAGACGGATGCGGATGTTCTCGCCTTTATACGTCATCCAGAACAGCATGGCGCAGCCGAAACACTGGCTGATGAGGGTGGCTACGGCGGCTCCGGTAATGCCCAGTTGGAAGTAGAGAATGAGCAGAGGAGCCAGAATCAGATTGAGCAGCACACCCGACATGATGCCTTTCATCGCATACATCGTATTGCCCTGAAATCGCATCAGATTATTCAGCGTAAGCGAGGTGGTCATAAAGGGAGCACCCAGCAGGATAATGCCCAGATAACGCTCTGTATAAGGAAGAATGGTGGGCGTAGAACCCATCAGCAGGCAGAGCGGTGTGAGGAAAAGATGCCCCAGAATGGCTATGAGGAGACCGGTAAGAAAACTCAGCACAAAGCCTGTTGTTGCCATCTTCTGTGCCTCTTCCGTATGCTTGGCGCCCAACTGTCGCGAAACATAATTGCCCGCTCCGTGACCGAAGAAGAAACCTATCGCCTGAATCACAGCCATTGCTGCAAAGGAAACGCCTACCGCTGCCACACTCTGCGTGTTGATGCTGCCCACGAAATAGGTGTCGGCGAGATTGTACATGCTCGTCGACAGCATACTGATAATCGTTGGTATGGCCATCGTAAAAATCACATGATGCACAGGGGCATGAGTGAGGAACGTATAGTTGTCTCTTTTCTCTTTCTTCATAACTTTATGATGCTCTTTTGGGGCATTTCAACCTGCAAAGGTACATAAATATCCACAAAGTTGGACAATTATGAACAAACTTTTATAAATTTATAAGAAAAGAGTTGCATTATTCGTAAATTTATTGTATTTTTGCACCGCAATTGAATATATATACAAAAAACAATTTACTAATGAATGATGAGATAAGAATCATACCGGTAACAACAAAAAAGGGGTTGAAAACCTTCATTCAGTTTCATTATGATCTCTACAGAGGCCATAAGTTTGCCATTCCTTTTTTGCGTTTCGACGAGATGAATACGCTGGACCCAAAGAAGAATCCTGCCTTCGAATTCTGTGAGGCTCAATACTTCCTGGCGGTTGACAGCGAGGCTCGTATCGTAGGTAGAATTGCTGCCATTATCAACCATCGTGCCAACGAAGAGTGGAACAAGAAGCAGGTTCGCTTCGGTTGGTTCGATTTTGTGGATAATGTAGCGGTTTCCTGTGCCTTGTTGCGCACGGTAGAAAACTGGGGCAAGAGCAAGGGAATGAACGAATGTGTAGGTCCGCTCGGATTTACGGATATGGACCGTGAAGGCTTGCTCATCGAGGGCTTCGATCGGAAGTCTACGATGTATATCAATTACAATTATCCTTATTACAAGACGCATATGGAGAGTTATCCGCTCTATGAGAAGGATAACGACTGGCTGGAGTACCGCATCAGGATTCCGGAAGTGACGCCGGCTAAGTTTGCCAAGACTGCCCAGATGATAGAGAGCCGATATAATCTGCATGTTCATAAGTTCACCCGCCGGGAACTGACCTCGGGAGGAATGGGCAGGAAGGTGTTCGAAATCGTGAACGAGACTTATAAGAATCTCTATGATTTCCAGCAGCTTACGGAGAAGCAGATAGATGAATATGTAAATACTTATATCAAGAAGGCTGACTTGAACCTGGTAACGGGTGTGGTGGATGGCAACGCTGGCAACAAGCTGGTAGCCTTCGGTGTTTCCTTCCCTTCGTTTACCGATGCGCTGCGCGAGATAGGCGATGGCAAGCTTTTCCCTACGGGTTGGCTGAAGGTGCTGAAGGTTCTGAAGTGGCACAAGACGGATACGGTAGATTTGCTCTTGATAGGTGTTCTTCCGGAATATCGCAAGAAGGGAGCCAACGCGCTTATTTTTGCCGATCTGATAGAGCAGTATCACCGTTATGGCTTTAAATGGGCTGAGGCAATGCCGCAGATGGAGACCAATACCGGTGTTCAGAGCCAGTGGCAGTATCTGGAGAGCGAACAGCATCGCCGTCATCGCTGCTATAAGAAGAAGATTTAAAAGTCTCTGTTTTGAGCCATTTAGGTGTAAAAAAGATAGAAAATGGGCTAAAAAGTTAATAATTCTAACTCGCTCTAAATTGGACTTTGATTGAAAATCAAGAAGTTGGGCGTTTGCCTATATTATATAGGTAACAATATGGAAACGAGCGGACTTCTGCTCGTTTCTGTATTTTGCAATATGCAAAGAACGCCTCAATTCGGGGACAAAGATACGACAATTTTCTAAATATCCCATAACTAGCAAGGAGAAATTTACGGAATTTAGAACTTTTTGAGTTAAATCTGATGCTTACCAACAATATGTATCCAAAAACAAACAGCAGTATTCGGATATAGCTTATCCGAATACCTGCTGCCATAACGTTTTGTTGCTGACGATGATTCTGACATCGGCTTTCATGTACTTTTGCAACACAGGGGACTTTTGTCCCTGTGTACTCACAGTGGCTATAGCCATAAAATAGTTACCATCTTCCCTATGTATGAGCCTG includes these proteins:
- a CDS encoding acyl-CoA dehydratase activase-related protein, whose product is MEKTYYIGLDVGSTTAKIAVIDSDNRVIYSKYERHNARVNELVSQYFDEILALTGDAEARICVTGSVGMATAEQLQAEFVQEVVAASVYARTAHPEAKALIDIGGEDAKVIFFKENGNMELRMNGNCAGGTGAFIDQMSVLMGVENQKMSELAMKAEHVYPMAARCGVFAKTDIQNLMARNLPEADIAASIFHSIAVQTVVTLSHGISFEAPILLCGGPLTFLPALRKAFCDYLHLSPNDFIVSGNSNLIPALGCAYRAKSADSAASVSVLRSRMKKEIQTEWTSSLLPLFKNEKEHQEWLKSKAKFATETQPLNKGKQQVVIGIDSGSTTTKIVAVRVNAETPTGDIVFTNYRLNLGNPIKAVADGLNALKQEAALRGAELEIVGSCSTGYGEELIKAAFGLDSGIIETMAHERAAASLMPDVSFILDIGGQDMKAIFVEKGAVVRMELNEACSSGCGTFIQTFANNMGYSVGDFAQLACQSKAPCDLGTRCTVFMNSKVKQVLREGASVADISAGISYSVIKNCLYKVLKLHGNENLGGKIVVQGGTMRNDAVVRAFELLTHTEVARSNMPELMGAYGCALHAAADYKHRTSGEDEQPASSRSIDDLQNLAHYETKQLQCKGCENHCYVSRYTFAGGNRFYSGNKCERVFNNKGANGIKGKNIYEYKYSLLFDRETVNQPATAFHGTWVGIPRILNMYEEYPFWNALLRAAGLGVILSSDSTFSQYEGALNTVMSDNICFPAKLAHSHLKELNENPKVDRILMPYVVYEHNDDPKNTLNSFNCPVVSGYSDVIKSVINLKKPIDTPVINFAQPKALEKQITDYLKQLGVSKKTAHKALREALYAQAVYAAEIKKQGWEILKPNKGLTILLAGRPYHTDPLIQHKLSEMIANLGVNVISEDIARGNLFADFKDFNLENLAAERNEAALASQDNNEAYNCQPETYLVKQWAYMNRILKAAQWAAEQGDEVHFVQMTSFGCGPDSFIQDEIRDIMKRHNKPFTLLKIDDVSNIGSLKLRVRSLIESLKGVKEVKSEERRVKNSTAEEIQHSTLNIQHLQQTKVFTKQDIHRKILAPFMTEYLTPIIPPILKLIGYDVEVLPMSDEVSAELGLKFANNEVCYPATLIVGDIIKALKSGRYDLNNTAVVMSQTGGQCRATNYAGLIKRAMISNGFQDIPLLTLGVTASTGEASGSTDDKQDYNEQDGFNVPWLKYSQIIVTAIFYGDAINEMYNACIVRERKPGIARELRDKYMQLIDGPIAQNSAKGLIRLLEQAAEEFNQLTLDRTLPKVGIVGEIFLKFNPFAHQFLEQNIISRGIEVVPPLLAPFFLQEFVNVEIQKHMRLSCTKVPDFIIKGAYQALIGRRLRQVNKAAGKFRYFRPFTNIYDDAKDVQGLVSLAAQFGEGWLLPADIVGYIRDGVNNIISLQPFGCIANHVISKGIEKRLHDRFPTLNLVSLDFDSGVSEVNVTNRLLLFLDSIAK
- a CDS encoding MATE family efflux transporter → MKKEKRDNYTFLTHAPVHHVIFTMAIPTIISMLSTSMYNLADTYFVGSINTQSVAAVGVSFAAMAVIQAIGFFFGHGAGNYVSRQLGAKHTEEAQKMATTGFVLSFLTGLLIAILGHLFLTPLCLLMGSTPTILPYTERYLGIILLGAPFMTTSLTLNNLMRFQGNTMYAMKGIMSGVLLNLILAPLLILYFQLGITGAAVATLISQCFGCAMLFWMTYKGENIRIRLSNFTPTRAFAKEIIFGGTPSLSRQGLGSIATLMLNVAAGAFGDAAIAGMSIVTRISFFTYAMVIGLGQGFQPLCGFCYGAKLYGRVKEAFFFCIKCGTVFLSVCALLGFIFSTSIISIFRDDAAVVAVGSVALRWQVLSFPLVASIVLTNMLMQTIRKPVRANIVAAARSGLFFIPLIFILPYFFGLLGVEMCQMWADCCSFAVAVPIAWSAFRDMRREQMELGKSH
- a CDS encoding N-acetyltransferase; translated protein: MNDEIRIIPVTTKKGLKTFIQFHYDLYRGHKFAIPFLRFDEMNTLDPKKNPAFEFCEAQYFLAVDSEARIVGRIAAIINHRANEEWNKKQVRFGWFDFVDNVAVSCALLRTVENWGKSKGMNECVGPLGFTDMDREGLLIEGFDRKSTMYINYNYPYYKTHMESYPLYEKDNDWLEYRIRIPEVTPAKFAKTAQMIESRYNLHVHKFTRRELTSGGMGRKVFEIVNETYKNLYDFQQLTEKQIDEYVNTYIKKADLNLVTGVVDGNAGNKLVAFGVSFPSFTDALREIGDGKLFPTGWLKVLKVLKWHKTDTVDLLLIGVLPEYRKKGANALIFADLIEQYHRYGFKWAEAMPQMETNTGVQSQWQYLESEQHRRHRCYKKKI